One part of the Haliotis asinina isolate JCU_RB_2024 chromosome 2, JCU_Hal_asi_v2, whole genome shotgun sequence genome encodes these proteins:
- the LOC137273028 gene encoding protein crumbs homolog 2-like, which yields MHQATVVSVLLLVSVSLGKDCNQKFTGSKFDYSTRECLSGEAVGCHNPFPYSTSQECQDDFNGRLDICENLQPCANGGECLQVQEFDSDHQRVRGYKCDCHGTGFYGHHCEERCHIHPSRDNPLTEACLF from the exons ATGCATCAAGCTACCGTTGTGTCTGTATTAC TGTTGGTCAGTGTGTCCCTGGGCAAGGACTGCAACCAGAAGTTCACGGGTAGTAAGTTTGACTACAGCACTAGGGAGTGTTTGAGCGGGGAGGCCGTGGGCTGCCACAACCCTTTCCCTTACAGCACCTCACAGGAGTGTCAGGATGACTTCAATG GCCGTTTGGACATCTGTGAAAACCTGCAGCCATGTGCGAATGGTGGTGAGTGTCTCCAGGTGCAGGAGTTTGACAGTGACCACCAGCGTGTCCGTGGCTACAAGTGTGACTGCCATGGCACGGGCTTCTACGGACACCACTGTGAAGAAA GATGTCACATACATCCCTCAAGAGACAACCCTCTCACTGAAGCCTGTCTCTTCTGA
- the LOC137274605 gene encoding alpha-N-acetylgalactosaminidase-like isoform X1: MHQFLCLLLLCGVVHGLNNGLARTPPMGFLSWERFRCNLDCKTDPENCVSEHLYKSIADVIVAEGYRDLGYEYVNIDDCWPAEDRDSEGRLQPDPDRFPSGMKNLSQYMHSKGLKLGIYEDFGKKTCAGYPGSEFFLRTDANTFADWEIDLLKFDGCNSDPKDMDVGYSTMSKFLNLTTRPMLFSCEWPGYLRAVGIKPNYQAIRENCNIWRNYNDIQDSWDSVLSIINFYGQNKGNFAAVAGPGGFNDPDELIVGDFGLSYYQQKAQFGMWAMLASPLFISADLRNIKPEFKAILQNKRVIAINQDPLGAQATRLYEAGPIQVWLKPLAVNGTYAVAILNTDNQGMPTKVTLTPAQIGVPNPNGINITETFDNVHVGAFKPGQNFTIPINPTGIFLASVVPLS, encoded by the exons ATGCACCAGTTCCTGTGTCTGCTGTTGCTGTGTGGGGTCGTGCATGGACTCAATAATGGCCTGGCCCGCACGCCACCCATGGGTTTCTTGTCTTGGGAGAGATTTCGCTGTAACTTGGATTGCAAGACTGACCCGGAAAATTGTGTCAG TGAACATCTATATAAGTCCATCGCAGACGTGATTGTTGCTGAAGGTTATCGTGACCTTGGGTACGAGTATGTCAACATTGATGACTGCTGGCCTGCCGAGGATCGTGATTCGGAGGGTCGGCTGCAGCCCGACCCGGACAGGTTCCCTAGTGGCATGAAAAACCTGTCTCAGTAT ATGCATTCAAAAGGGCTGAAGCTTGGCATCTATGAAGACTTTGGTAAAAAAACCTGTGCAGGCTACCCAGGGAGTGAATTCTTCCTCCGCACAGATGCAAACACATTTGCTGATTGGGAAATAGATCTCCTCAAGTTTGATGGTTGTAATTCTGATCCAAAGGATATGGACGTAG GTTATTCCACCATGAGCAAGTTCCTGAATCTGACTACACGACCAATGCTGTTCTCTTGTGAGTGGCCTGGTTACCTGAGAGCTGTCGGAATCAAG CCCAACTACCAAGCCATCAGAGAAAATTGCAACATCTGGCGCAACTACAACGACATTCAGGACTCCTGGGACAGTGTCCTCAGCATCATCAACTTCTATGGCCAAAATAAGGGCAACTTTGCTGCAGTCGCAGGCCCTGGTGGATTTAATGACCCTGATGAG CTCATTGTTGGAGATTTCGGCCTTAGTTACTACCAGCAGAAGGCGCAGTTTGGAATGTGGGCCATGTTGGCGTCGCCATTATTTATCTCAGCAGATCTTCGCAACATCAAACCTGAGTTCAAGGCCATCCTGCAGAATAAAAGAGTCATCGCCATCAACCAGGACCCTCTAGGTGCCCAGGCCACCCGACTGTATGAG GCAGGTCCAATTCAAGTATGGCTGAAACCACTGGCAGTCAATGGAACATATGCTGTTGCCATTCTCAACACTGACAATCAGGGGATGCCGACGAAGGTCACTCTGACGCCAGCGCAGATCGGTGTGCCAAACCCTAATGGCATCAACATCACTGAGACATTTGATAATGTCCATGTAGGTGCATTTAAACCTGGCCAAAACTTCACCATCCCTATCAACCCAACAGGGATCTTCCTTGCTAGTGTTGTGCCCCTGTCATAA
- the LOC137274605 gene encoding alpha-N-acetylgalactosaminidase-like isoform X2 encodes MHQFLCLLLLCGVVHGLNNGLARTPPMGFLSWERFRCNLDCKTDPENCVSEHLYKSIADVIVAEGYRDLGYEYVNIDDCWPAEDRDSEGRLQPDPDRFPSGMKNLSQYMHSKGLKLGIYEDFGKKTCAGYPGSEFFLRTDANTFADWEIDLLKFDGCNSDPKDMDVGYPVMSKFLNLTKRPMLFSCEWPLYDHQPNYQAIRENCNIWRNYNDIQDSWDSVLSIINFYGQNKGNFAAVAGPGGFNDPDELIVGDFGLSYYQQKAQFGMWAMLASPLFISADLRNIKPEFKAILQNKRVIAINQDPLGAQATRLYEAGPIQVWLKPLAVNGTYAVAILNTDNQGMPTKVTLTPAQIGVPNPNGINITETFDNVHVGAFKPGQNFTIPINPTGIFLASVVPLS; translated from the exons ATGCACCAGTTCCTGTGTCTGCTGTTGCTGTGTGGGGTCGTGCATGGACTCAATAATGGCCTGGCCCGCACGCCACCCATGGGTTTCTTGTCTTGGGAGAGATTTCGCTGTAACTTGGATTGCAAGACTGACCCGGAAAATTGTGTCAG TGAACATCTATATAAGTCCATCGCAGACGTGATTGTTGCTGAAGGTTATCGTGACCTTGGGTACGAGTATGTCAACATTGATGACTGCTGGCCTGCCGAGGATCGTGATTCGGAGGGTCGGCTGCAGCCCGACCCGGACAGGTTCCCTAGTGGCATGAAAAACCTGTCTCAGTAT ATGCATTCAAAAGGGCTGAAGCTTGGCATCTATGAAGACTTTGGTAAAAAAACCTGTGCAGGCTACCCAGGGAGTGAATTCTTCCTCCGCACAGATGCAAACACATTTGCTGATTGGGAAATAGATCTCCTCAAGTTTGATGGTTGTAATTCTGATCCAAAGGATATGGACGTAG GGTACCCGGTGATGAGTAAGTTCCTGAACCTGACCAAGCGACCCATGCTCTTCTCCTGCGAATGGCCACTCTATGATCATCAG CCCAACTACCAAGCCATCAGAGAAAATTGCAACATCTGGCGCAACTACAACGACATTCAGGACTCCTGGGACAGTGTCCTCAGCATCATCAACTTCTATGGCCAAAATAAGGGCAACTTTGCTGCAGTCGCAGGCCCTGGTGGATTTAATGACCCTGATGAG CTCATTGTTGGAGATTTCGGCCTTAGTTACTACCAGCAGAAGGCGCAGTTTGGAATGTGGGCCATGTTGGCGTCGCCATTATTTATCTCAGCAGATCTTCGCAACATCAAACCTGAGTTCAAGGCCATCCTGCAGAATAAAAGAGTCATCGCCATCAACCAGGACCCTCTAGGTGCCCAGGCCACCCGACTGTATGAG GCAGGTCCAATTCAAGTATGGCTGAAACCACTGGCAGTCAATGGAACATATGCTGTTGCCATTCTCAACACTGACAATCAGGGGATGCCGACGAAGGTCACTCTGACGCCAGCGCAGATCGGTGTGCCAAACCCTAATGGCATCAACATCACTGAGACATTTGATAATGTCCATGTAGGTGCATTTAAACCTGGCCAAAACTTCACCATCCCTATCAACCCAACAGGGATCTTCCTTGCTAGTGTTGTGCCCCTGTCATAA
- the LOC137274604 gene encoding alpha-N-acetylgalactosaminidase-like: MYAVLIVAVICLGVHVNAVNNGLARTPPMGWMSWQRYRCITDCVQQPDNCISESLFKRMADRLVSDGYKDVGYEYVNIDDCWPLKDRDAEGKIVPDPARFPSGMADLAKYMHSKGLKLGIYGDFGTETCGGYPGSKFYMDVDAETFADWGIDSLKLDGCYTNPDDYAAGYPLMEFFLNKTGRPILYSCSWPAYVKDPDYQTIADNCNIWRNFDDIQDSWDSVKGIISFYGDDKDNFTKFAGPGNFNDPDMIILGNFGLSYDQQRVQMAMWAVMASPLLMSNNLDDIRPETKELLLNKNLIAINQDPLGIQGTRKSQVGNIEIWSRPLSPVGKFAIAILNLGDGGCAAIVNTTLSYVGLTNQAGYSVTEGFTGTVVGNFSLSDHFVSKVNPSGIQLYVASPN; this comes from the exons ATGTATGCCGTACTCATCGTCGCAGTGATCTGCCTGGGTGTCCATGTGAACGCTGTCAACAACGGTCTTGCAAGGACACCACCTATGGGATGGATGTCATGGCAACGTTACCGGTGTATTACTGACTGTGTGCAACAACCAGACAACTGTATCAG CGAGAGTCTTTTCAAGCGTATGGCTGATAGACTTGTTAGTGACGGCTACAAAGATGTCGGCTATGAATACGTCAACATTGACGACTGCTGGCCTCTGAAGGACAGAGATGCCGAGGGCAAGATCGTTCCGGATCCAGCAAGGTTCCCGAGTGGAATGGCAGACCTAGCAAAATAC ATGCACTCTAAAGGACTTAAGCTTGGTATATACGGCGACTTCGGCACTGAGACATGCGGCGGTTACCCCGGCAGCAAGTTCTATATGGACGTGGACGCTGAGACTTTTGCAGACTGGGGCATCGACTCGCTCAAATTGGATGGCTGTTACACCAATCCTGATGATTACGCTGCTG GCTATCCATTGATGGAGTTCTTCTTGAACAAGACCGGTAGACCAATCCTGTACTCCTGCAGTTGGCCTGCCTACGTGAAAGAT CCTGACTACCAGACAATTGCAGACAACTGCAACATCTGGAGGAACTTTGACGACATCCAGGATTCTTGGGACAGCGTTAAGGGCATCATCAGCTTCTACGGAGACGACAAAGATAACTTTACCAAGTTTGCCGGCCCGGGGAACTTCAACGACCCAGACATG ATTATTCTGGGTAATTTCGGCCTGAGCTACGACCAGCAGCGTGTGCAAATGGCGATGTGGGCTGTCATGGCGTCACCACTCCTCATGTCCAACAACCTGGACGACATTCGGCCTGAGACGAAGGAACTCCTCCTCAACAAGAACCTGATAGCCATCAACCAAGATCCACTAGGAATTCAGGGGACCCGGAAATCCCAG GTTGGTAACATTGAAATTTGGTCGAGGCCTTTGTCACCGGTTGGGAAGTTCGCCATCGCTATCCTGAACCTTGGAGACGGAGGATGTGCAGCCATTGTGAACACCACCTTGTCCTATGTGGGACTCACGAACCAGGCAGGCTACAGTGTGACGGAAGGTTTTACAGGGACGGTAGTGGGCAACTTCTCCCTCTCAGACCACTTTGTTAGCAAAGTGAACCCGTCCGGTATACAGTTATACGTTGCCAGTCCAAACTAG